One Bacillus sp. 1780r2a1 DNA segment encodes these proteins:
- a CDS encoding sugar ABC transporter substrate-binding protein, which produces MMKRWFGLISFTLIFTLILAGCGGKSADEASGSGSNGKEVVAWAWNINVPVLEKAAEEYQKENPDFKLKVVDMGREDVYSKLTTGLQAGGKGLPDIVLVEDDRFQGYVNSFPKAFLNLSEKGFDEHGDKFPEFKKQLLSKDGDMYGFPFDAGPTGVFYRTDFFEQAGVDPATIETWDDYIAAGKKIKEKVGVDLLGLDLNNDDGLFRIALTQQGTFYFDDKGELNLTSKESQQAMELNKKLKDAGVVRNTVGWDASISALAEGKVASSPSGAWLYGSIEQQAPDLKGKWGVFLLPSFEKGGNRASNLGGSNYVVTANSKKADEAYKFMEYFSTTDSVQEAAMEGGLFPSLNTVYDSELFTQPDEYFSNQTIWKTFADEMQDIKPVNFTGNYSLANDEAVKAVSEVTNGKDIKKTLEAAEKRLENRIK; this is translated from the coding sequence ATGATGAAGCGTTGGTTTGGTCTTATCAGCTTTACACTTATTTTCACGCTGATCTTAGCGGGATGTGGAGGAAAATCAGCAGACGAAGCAAGTGGAAGCGGTAGTAATGGAAAAGAAGTAGTTGCTTGGGCATGGAACATTAACGTTCCTGTTTTAGAAAAGGCAGCTGAAGAATACCAAAAAGAAAATCCAGACTTTAAATTAAAAGTTGTAGATATGGGGCGTGAAGACGTTTACTCAAAACTAACAACAGGTTTACAAGCAGGAGGTAAAGGTCTTCCAGATATCGTATTAGTGGAAGATGATCGCTTCCAAGGATACGTTAATTCATTTCCAAAAGCATTCTTAAACCTATCGGAAAAAGGCTTTGATGAGCACGGTGATAAATTCCCTGAATTTAAAAAGCAGCTGCTTTCCAAAGATGGTGACATGTATGGCTTCCCATTTGACGCTGGTCCAACAGGTGTCTTCTATCGAACAGACTTCTTTGAGCAAGCTGGCGTAGATCCAGCTACAATCGAAACGTGGGATGATTACATTGCTGCTGGTAAAAAAATTAAAGAAAAAGTCGGCGTTGATTTACTAGGTCTTGATTTAAACAATGATGACGGATTATTCCGTATTGCATTAACACAACAAGGTACCTTCTATTTTGATGATAAAGGTGAACTTAATTTAACATCTAAAGAGTCTCAACAAGCAATGGAACTTAACAAAAAGTTAAAAGATGCTGGTGTTGTTCGTAACACAGTTGGTTGGGATGCTTCAATCAGTGCATTAGCTGAAGGCAAAGTAGCATCTTCTCCATCAGGCGCATGGTTATACGGTTCAATCGAGCAACAAGCACCTGATTTAAAAGGAAAATGGGGCGTGTTTTTACTTCCATCATTTGAAAAAGGTGGAAATCGTGCTTCAAACCTAGGTGGCAGTAACTATGTCGTAACAGCAAACAGTAAAAAAGCTGATGAAGCTTACAAATTTATGGAATACTTCTCGACAACAGATTCAGTTCAAGAAGCAGCAATGGAAGGTGGATTATTCCCTTCATTAAATACTGTATATGATTCAGAGTTATTCACACAGCCTGATGAGTACTTCAGCAACCAAACGATTTGGAAAACGTTCGCAGATGAAATGCAGGATATTAAACCAGTTAACTTTACTGGGAACTATTCGCTTGCGAATGATGAAGCTGTAAAAGCTGTATCAGAAGTAACGAATGGCAAAGACATTAAAAAGACATTAGAAGCAGCTGAAAAGCGTTTGGAAAATCGCATTAAGTAA
- a CDS encoding LacI family transcriptional regulator, translating to MVTIRDVAKHAGVSVATVSRVLNSTGYVREDTREKVMQTITLLNYSPNEVARSLYKRESRLIGLLLPDITNPFFPQLARGIEDEVHSQGFRLLFGNSDENLKKEAAYLHTFTQNHVVGMITARTISDDETYEGLGFPVVFLDRTSPQYPSVYADGREGGKIAAQEIIKRGSKQITLLKGPPNVKPAQERFQGALETLSAANVDFQVMNTTSFSFHEAKKWAKELFEKHANTDGVIASNDIVAAAILHEALRLGKIIPDELQIIGFDDIPQSELLFPALSTIRQPAYEMGKEAAKLLLKYIKKEIVQDKHIELPVTFIERNTTRKVD from the coding sequence ATGGTAACAATTCGAGACGTAGCGAAGCATGCTGGTGTATCTGTTGCGACGGTTTCTCGCGTGCTTAATAGCACAGGCTATGTACGCGAAGATACGAGAGAAAAAGTCATGCAAACAATTACATTACTAAACTATAGTCCAAATGAAGTAGCACGATCTCTATATAAGCGTGAGTCACGCTTGATTGGATTGTTGCTTCCAGATATTACGAACCCATTCTTTCCACAGCTTGCGCGCGGTATTGAAGATGAAGTGCATAGCCAAGGATTTCGTCTTTTATTTGGAAATAGTGATGAAAATCTAAAAAAAGAAGCGGCTTATTTACATACGTTTACTCAAAATCACGTTGTTGGTATGATTACAGCCAGAACGATATCTGATGATGAAACGTATGAAGGTTTAGGCTTTCCGGTTGTCTTTTTAGACCGTACATCGCCTCAATATCCATCAGTATATGCGGATGGAAGAGAAGGTGGGAAAATTGCTGCACAAGAAATTATAAAAAGAGGAAGCAAACAAATTACTCTTTTAAAAGGTCCTCCAAACGTAAAGCCAGCTCAAGAGCGTTTTCAAGGTGCACTTGAAACGTTAAGCGCAGCAAACGTCGATTTTCAAGTGATGAATACGACTTCATTTTCATTTCATGAAGCGAAGAAATGGGCAAAAGAACTGTTTGAAAAGCATGCCAATACAGATGGAGTAATTGCCAGCAATGATATTGTAGCAGCAGCTATTTTACATGAAGCTTTGCGGCTAGGAAAGATAATTCCAGATGAGTTACAAATTATTGGATTTGATGATATTCCTCAAAGTGAACTGTTATTTCCAGCACTTTCAACAATTAGACAGCCCGCTTATGAAATGGGAAAAGAAGCAGCAAAACTGTTATTAAAATATATCAAAAAAGAAATTGTTCAGGATAAACATATTGAATTACCGGTTACGTTTATTGAAAGAAATACAACAAGAAAGGTTGATTAA
- a CDS encoding carbohydrate ABC transporter permease — MRKIGLYLLLGIFTVISIFPFYWMFIGATNESGKMFTNPPTLIPGDQFMTNFQNLNASIDLGRVFFNSMFVSIVYVIVALMVCSTAAYALSKFEFKGRNLIFTTFLLSMMIPYQATLIPLFQMMSNFNLLDTYFALIAPQLCYPFAIFLLRQNFLAFPTELIEAARLDGAGEFRIFLTIVLPSMKPAMAAAAIFLFMTQWNNFMWPLVATTSNEMATLPVALSSLIGLSFIDYGQVMMGVTIATIPIIIFFLALQRHFISGMLGSAVK; from the coding sequence CTGAGAAAAATTGGTTTGTACCTTTTATTAGGTATTTTTACCGTCATTTCTATATTTCCATTTTATTGGATGTTTATCGGTGCTACAAACGAATCGGGTAAGATGTTTACCAACCCGCCAACGTTAATACCTGGCGATCAGTTTATGACGAACTTTCAAAATTTAAATGCCTCTATTGACTTAGGACGTGTGTTCTTTAATTCAATGTTTGTATCCATTGTATATGTCATTGTAGCGCTAATGGTTTGTTCGACAGCGGCTTATGCATTATCTAAGTTTGAATTCAAAGGAAGAAACCTTATTTTTACAACGTTTTTACTATCAATGATGATTCCATATCAAGCAACATTAATACCGCTGTTTCAAATGATGTCTAATTTCAACCTATTGGATACGTATTTCGCGTTAATCGCACCGCAGCTTTGCTATCCATTTGCTATCTTCTTGCTAAGACAAAACTTTTTAGCTTTTCCAACGGAGTTAATTGAGGCTGCGCGACTCGATGGAGCTGGGGAGTTTAGAATTTTCTTAACGATTGTGCTGCCTTCTATGAAGCCAGCAATGGCAGCAGCTGCAATCTTCCTGTTTATGACGCAATGGAACAATTTCATGTGGCCTCTTGTTGCGACCACATCAAATGAAATGGCAACATTACCTGTTGCGTTATCTAGCTTAATTGGCTTATCGTTTATTGACTATGGACAAGTGATGATGGGCGTTACAATTGCAACAATTCCAATCATTATTTTCTTCCTTGCACTTCAGCGTCATTTTATCTCAGGTATGTTAGGAAGTGCTGTAAAATAA
- the rbsB gene encoding ribose ABC transporter substrate-binding protein RbsB, with protein MKKVLLLIMSLSILLLGACSLEPPTWAKPSQSGDIKDMKIGLSVSTLNNPFFVSLKNGVVKEAKKQGIEVIVVDAQNDSAKQINDVEDLLQQGVNALLINPTDSSAISTAVQSANGIGVPVVTLDRSSEKGKVEALVASDNVKGGQMAAEYVVKTLGKNAKVAELEGVPGASATRERGSGFHNIADEQLDVVAKQSADFDRTKGLTVMENVLQGNPDIQAVFAHNDEMALGAIEAITSSGKDIAVIGFDGNEDALKAVESGALTATVAQQPELIGELAVKAAKDVLQGKKVEEKISAPLKLVTKE; from the coding sequence GTGAAAAAAGTATTATTACTTATTATGTCTTTGTCCATTTTGTTACTAGGGGCATGTTCCTTAGAACCACCAACTTGGGCAAAGCCTTCTCAAAGTGGAGATATCAAAGATATGAAAATTGGATTATCGGTTTCTACTTTAAATAACCCATTTTTTGTGTCATTAAAAAATGGTGTCGTAAAAGAAGCAAAAAAACAAGGTATTGAAGTAATTGTAGTTGATGCACAAAACGACTCTGCCAAACAAATCAATGACGTAGAAGATTTATTGCAGCAAGGAGTTAACGCGCTGCTTATTAACCCTACGGATTCTTCTGCTATCTCCACAGCAGTTCAGTCAGCAAATGGTATCGGAGTACCGGTTGTGACGCTTGACCGTTCATCTGAAAAAGGAAAAGTAGAAGCGTTGGTAGCATCTGATAACGTAAAAGGTGGCCAAATGGCTGCAGAGTATGTGGTGAAAACATTAGGAAAAAATGCAAAAGTTGCAGAATTAGAAGGAGTACCTGGAGCTTCAGCAACGCGTGAGCGAGGAAGCGGATTTCATAATATCGCAGATGAGCAATTAGACGTTGTAGCTAAACAATCTGCTGATTTTGATCGTACAAAAGGGTTAACCGTGATGGAAAATGTCCTGCAAGGAAACCCTGATATTCAAGCGGTATTTGCCCATAATGATGAAATGGCGCTAGGAGCTATTGAAGCAATTACTAGTTCAGGAAAAGACATTGCAGTCATAGGTTTTGATGGCAACGAGGACGCTCTTAAAGCTGTTGAGTCAGGTGCATTAACTGCGACTGTTGCTCAGCAACCAGAACTTATTGGAGAACTTGCTGTAAAAGCAGCAAAAGATGTGTTACAAGGTAAAAAAGTTGAAGAAAAAATCTCTGCACCATTAAAACTTGTTACAAAGGAATAA
- a CDS encoding sugar ABC transporter permease — protein sequence MKTNKSLPYVFIAPALILFALFTIYPIFSSFLLSFQTMDAGEYTFTGLSNYTRLLGDDIFWTALGNTGIILIVQVPVMILLALILANALNSQLLKLRGLFRVSFFLPAVTSLVAYSILFSIILQDEGIMNTLLGFIGIDPIQWLGDPFWAKVSIIVAMTWRWTGYNMVIFLAALQSLSHEVYEAADLDGANRFQKFFHVTVPQLKPVILFATILSTIGTLQLFDEPFNLTKGGPADSTMTLGLYIYQNGFEYFDFGYASAVAYVVVLLVGVLTFFQFKFTGDK from the coding sequence ATGAAAACAAATAAATCATTGCCATATGTCTTTATTGCACCTGCCTTGATCTTGTTTGCATTATTTACGATTTATCCAATCTTTTCTTCATTTCTGTTAAGCTTTCAAACAATGGATGCAGGTGAATATACCTTTACAGGTCTTTCAAACTACACGCGCCTACTTGGAGATGATATTTTCTGGACAGCGCTTGGTAATACGGGAATCATTTTAATTGTTCAAGTTCCAGTAATGATTCTACTTGCATTAATATTAGCAAATGCGTTAAACAGCCAGCTCCTGAAGCTAAGAGGACTTTTCCGCGTATCCTTCTTCTTACCAGCGGTGACGTCTTTAGTTGCATATTCAATCTTATTCTCCATCATTCTTCAAGATGAAGGAATCATGAACACGTTACTTGGGTTTATCGGTATAGATCCAATACAATGGCTAGGAGATCCTTTCTGGGCGAAAGTTTCAATTATCGTGGCCATGACTTGGCGCTGGACAGGCTACAATATGGTTATTTTCTTAGCTGCATTACAAAGCTTGTCTCACGAAGTTTATGAAGCTGCCGATTTAGACGGAGCTAATCGCTTTCAAAAGTTTTTCCATGTGACGGTTCCACAGCTTAAACCAGTTATCTTATTTGCAACCATTTTATCAACGATTGGAACGCTACAATTATTCGATGAGCCTTTTAACTTAACTAAAGGTGGTCCAGCCGACTCAACGATGACGCTTGGTTTATACATTTATCAAAATGGCTTCGAATATTTTGATTTTGGTTATGCATCAGCAGTTGCATATGTTGTTGTATTACTAGTGGGTGTATTAACATTCTTCCAATTTAAATTTACGGGTGATAAATAA
- the rbsD gene encoding D-ribose pyranase encodes MKRHGILNSHISKVLTDLGHTDIIVIADAGLPIPDGVPRIDLSLKLGVPSFKDVVDTVRDDMVIEKVILAHEIKENNKETMNYMNEAFHDTEKQFVSHEILKALTKEAKVVIRTGEVTPYANCILQAGVIF; translated from the coding sequence ATGAAACGTCACGGAATCTTAAATAGTCATATTTCAAAAGTGCTAACAGATCTTGGCCATACGGATATAATTGTCATTGCTGATGCAGGTTTACCAATCCCAGACGGGGTACCCCGTATTGATTTGTCTTTAAAGCTAGGTGTTCCTAGTTTTAAAGACGTCGTAGATACAGTAAGAGATGACATGGTTATTGAAAAAGTAATTCTTGCACATGAGATTAAGGAAAATAACAAAGAAACAATGAACTATATGAACGAAGCCTTTCACGACACAGAAAAGCAGTTTGTTTCACACGAAATACTGAAAGCGTTAACAAAGGAAGCGAAAGTCGTTATCCGAACAGGAGAAGTAACGCCCTATGCAAACTGTATTTTACAAGCAGGAGTTATCTTTTAA
- the rbsK gene encoding ribokinase: protein MVKISVIGSSSMDLVVTSSKRPGAGETVLGESFKTVPGGKGANQAVAAARLGAEVYMIGRVGDDHYGKAILNNFKENGVNIDYVEPVTHMESGTAHIILAEGDNSIVVVKGANDLITPEYVDQAKEIVKASDIVLIQQEIPEETVEYVASLCKEVNVPLLLNPAPARELKEEVIEQVTYLTPNEHETTVLFKDKPKEEVLHKYANKLFITEGKAGVRYFNEKEEVLVPSYKVEAVDTTGAGDTFNAAFAVALAEKKSLNDSIRFANRAASLSVTKFGAQGGMPTREQVEGNL from the coding sequence ATGGTGAAAATTTCGGTTATTGGTAGCTCATCAATGGATTTAGTAGTTACTTCAAGTAAACGTCCAGGCGCTGGAGAAACAGTGCTTGGAGAATCGTTTAAAACGGTTCCGGGAGGAAAAGGTGCAAACCAAGCGGTAGCAGCAGCAAGGCTTGGAGCAGAGGTATACATGATTGGCCGAGTAGGTGATGATCATTATGGAAAAGCCATTTTAAATAATTTTAAAGAGAATGGTGTTAACATAGATTATGTGGAACCGGTTACACACATGGAAAGTGGAACTGCCCATATTATTCTAGCTGAAGGTGATAACAGTATTGTTGTTGTAAAAGGAGCGAACGACCTTATTACGCCAGAATATGTAGACCAGGCAAAAGAAATTGTTAAAGCATCCGACATTGTACTTATCCAGCAAGAGATTCCAGAAGAGACAGTTGAATACGTAGCTTCGCTTTGTAAAGAAGTTAATGTGCCTCTTTTATTAAATCCAGCCCCAGCAAGAGAATTAAAAGAAGAGGTTATTGAACAAGTGACGTACTTAACGCCAAATGAGCATGAAACAACGGTTTTATTTAAAGACAAACCGAAGGAAGAAGTGCTCCATAAATATGCGAACAAGCTGTTTATTACGGAAGGTAAAGCGGGCGTTCGTTATTTTAACGAAAAGGAAGAAGTGCTTGTTCCTTCATATAAAGTAGAAGCCGTAGATACAACAGGTGCAGGAGATACATTTAATGCTGCTTTTGCTGTAGCGCTAGCGGAAAAGAAAAGTCTGAATGATAGCATTCGTTTTGCAAACAGAGCAGCTTCATTATCTGTCACAAAATTTGGAGCTCAAGGCGGTATGCCAACTAGAGAACAAGTTGAAGGGAACTTATAG
- a CDS encoding sugar ABC transporter ATP-binding protein: MHIKMSNVYKAFGTNQVLSGVDFELLPGEVHALMGENGAGKSTLMNILTGLHKRDEGRIEIDGQERYFSNPKEAEQAGVTFIHQELNVWPHMTVLENLFIGKELYSPFGILKTKQMKAQAKKQFDRLAVNIPLEQEASLCSVGEQQMIEIAKALMTNAKVIIMDEPTAALTDREIEKLFEVINGLRAQGVSIVYISHRMEEIFTICDRITVMRDGKTVDTTPIPETNFDDVVRKMVGRSLTDRFPSRQTKIGETVLELKNLTRKHAFHDISFSVKSGEVVGVAGLMGAGRTEIMRAIFGLDPIDSGEVLVNNQPVKIKTPDEAVKHGIGFITEDRKDEGLVLDFSIRENIALPNLKSFSTKGMIAEKSEREFVELLIKRLTIKTQSADISAGSLSGGNQQKVVIAKWIGIGPKILILDEPTRGVDVGAKREIYQLMNELTERGVAIIMVSSELPEVLGMSDRVLVIHEGKLAGELLKEEATQEKIMTYATGGQ, from the coding sequence ATGCACATTAAAATGTCCAATGTTTATAAAGCATTTGGTACAAACCAAGTACTTTCAGGTGTTGATTTTGAACTGCTACCTGGAGAAGTTCATGCATTAATGGGAGAGAACGGTGCAGGAAAATCAACGTTAATGAATATCTTAACCGGACTTCATAAGCGAGATGAAGGCAGAATTGAAATTGATGGCCAAGAGCGTTATTTCTCAAATCCAAAAGAAGCAGAACAAGCAGGAGTTACCTTTATTCATCAAGAATTGAACGTTTGGCCTCATATGACGGTTCTTGAAAATTTATTTATTGGAAAAGAACTTTACTCACCGTTTGGAATTTTGAAAACAAAACAAATGAAAGCGCAGGCCAAAAAGCAATTTGATCGCTTAGCTGTCAACATTCCACTAGAGCAAGAAGCAAGCTTATGCTCTGTGGGTGAACAGCAAATGATTGAAATTGCCAAAGCATTAATGACGAATGCGAAAGTAATTATCATGGATGAACCAACAGCAGCGTTAACGGATCGTGAAATTGAAAAGCTATTTGAAGTAATAAATGGATTAAGAGCCCAAGGTGTATCCATTGTTTACATTTCACATCGAATGGAAGAGATTTTTACCATCTGTGATCGTATTACTGTTATGCGCGATGGAAAAACAGTAGACACAACACCGATCCCCGAAACAAACTTTGATGACGTTGTGCGTAAAATGGTAGGGCGCTCACTGACCGATCGATTCCCAAGCAGGCAAACTAAAATTGGAGAAACGGTATTGGAGCTAAAAAACTTAACAAGAAAACATGCCTTTCATGATATTTCGTTTTCTGTAAAATCAGGAGAAGTTGTTGGAGTAGCTGGTCTTATGGGAGCTGGACGCACTGAAATTATGCGTGCTATTTTTGGTCTTGATCCTATTGATTCAGGAGAAGTTTTGGTAAACAACCAGCCTGTCAAAATTAAAACACCAGACGAAGCAGTAAAGCATGGAATCGGTTTTATTACAGAAGATCGAAAAGACGAAGGGCTTGTATTGGATTTTTCAATTCGAGAAAACATTGCGCTTCCAAACCTAAAAAGTTTTTCAACAAAAGGAATGATTGCTGAAAAAAGTGAGCGAGAGTTTGTCGAGTTGCTTATTAAGCGTTTAACGATTAAAACGCAGTCAGCCGACATTAGTGCGGGTAGCTTATCAGGAGGAAACCAGCAAAAGGTAGTTATAGCGAAATGGATTGGTATCGGACCGAAGATATTAATTTTAGATGAACCAACTCGCGGAGTAGATGTTGGAGCCAAGCGTGAAATTTATCAGCTTATGAACGAGTTAACAGAACGTGGAGTGGCAATTATCATGGTCTCTTCAGAACTTCCAGAAGTATTAGGTATGAGTGATCGCGTTTTAGTAATTCATGAAGGAAAGCTAGCGGGAGAATTATTAAAAGAAGAAGCAACGCAAGAAAAAATTATGACATATGCAACAGGAGGTCAGTAA
- the rbsC gene encoding ribose ABC transporter permease has protein sequence MNTPNDLQSSKGNYMSNMMQKLGPLLGLFILVVIVSVLNPSFLEPLNILNLLRQVAINALIAFGMTFVILTGGIDLSVGSILALSSALMAGMIVSGIDPILAILIGCLLGAAMGAVNGLLITKGKMAPFIATLATMTIFRGLTLVYTDGNPITGLGDNYYFQLFGRGYFLGIPVPAITMMLAFIVLWVILHKTPFGRRTYAIGGNEKAAFISGIKVPRVKIMIYSLAGLLAALAGAILTSRLNSAQPTAGTSYELDAIAAVVLGGTSLTGGKGRIVGTLIGALIIGTLNNGLNLLGVSSFYQMVVKGIVILIAVLIDRKKAA, from the coding sequence ATGAATACGCCTAACGATTTACAGTCAAGCAAAGGAAATTATATGTCTAACATGATGCAAAAGCTAGGACCACTACTTGGACTCTTTATTTTAGTAGTCATTGTATCGGTATTAAATCCTAGTTTTTTGGAACCGCTTAATATTTTAAACTTGCTTCGCCAAGTAGCGATTAATGCATTGATTGCATTTGGAATGACATTTGTTATTTTAACAGGAGGAATTGATTTATCAGTCGGTTCAATTTTAGCTCTATCCAGTGCGTTAATGGCTGGGATGATAGTCTCAGGAATTGATCCAATCTTAGCGATTTTAATTGGGTGTTTATTAGGAGCTGCAATGGGCGCAGTAAACGGCTTGTTAATTACAAAAGGGAAAATGGCACCTTTTATAGCAACACTTGCTACAATGACTATTTTTAGAGGCTTAACGCTCGTTTACACAGACGGTAATCCCATCACTGGACTTGGAGACAATTATTATTTCCAACTATTCGGTCGTGGTTATTTCTTAGGCATTCCAGTACCAGCTATCACGATGATGCTTGCATTTATTGTATTATGGGTTATTTTACACAAAACACCGTTTGGACGTCGCACGTATGCAATTGGCGGTAATGAAAAAGCTGCGTTTATTTCGGGAATTAAAGTACCGCGCGTTAAAATTATGATTTATTCATTAGCTGGATTATTAGCTGCATTAGCCGGAGCAATCTTAACATCACGTCTAAATTCTGCTCAGCCAACTGCTGGTACTTCCTATGAATTAGATGCCATCGCAGCAGTTGTTTTAGGTGGTACAAGCTTAACAGGTGGTAAAGGACGAATCGTCGGAACGTTGATTGGTGCACTTATCATTGGAACATTAAATAACGGCTTAAATTTACTCGGCGTTTCTTCGTTCTATCAGATGGTTGTGAAAGGGATTGTTATCTTAATTGCGGTACTAATTGACCGTAAAAAAGCAGCGTAG
- a CDS encoding sugar phosphate isomerase/epimerase yields the protein MTRIPVAVQLYTLRDELEKDFKGTIKKVAELGYEGVEFAGYGGYSAQEVRELLEQVGLQVAASHISLEQLEENLEGVIAFEKELGNTAIVCPYLLPERQTEDGYKQLISVLNHAERRCSKEGIKLYYHHHDFELKKLPNGKSALETILDETNVGVEFDVYWLTKAGENPVEWMKKYQDRARLIHLKDMTTDDKQLFAPLGTGGVDITAIFNQAESMDVKWWIIEQDQCEGSALESVKQSLSYYLQHA from the coding sequence ATGACAAGGATTCCAGTAGCAGTACAGCTTTATACGCTACGAGATGAGTTAGAAAAAGACTTTAAGGGTACGATTAAAAAAGTGGCGGAGTTAGGCTACGAAGGCGTAGAGTTTGCAGGTTATGGGGGATATTCAGCACAAGAGGTAAGAGAGCTTTTAGAGCAAGTAGGCTTACAAGTTGCAGCTAGTCATATCTCGTTAGAACAGCTTGAAGAGAACCTGGAAGGTGTTATTGCGTTTGAAAAAGAGCTTGGTAATACAGCGATTGTATGTCCGTATTTACTGCCAGAGCGACAAACAGAAGATGGCTATAAACAACTAATCAGCGTATTAAATCATGCGGAGCGTCGCTGCTCAAAAGAGGGTATTAAGCTTTATTATCACCATCATGACTTTGAATTGAAGAAACTACCAAATGGGAAGTCAGCTCTTGAAACAATTCTAGATGAAACAAACGTAGGCGTAGAGTTTGATGTATACTGGCTTACAAAGGCAGGGGAAAATCCTGTTGAATGGATGAAGAAATATCAAGATCGCGCTCGTTTAATTCATTTAAAAGACATGACGACAGATGACAAGCAGCTATTTGCACCTCTTGGAACTGGAGGAGTGGACATAACTGCCATTTTTAATCAAGCTGAAAGTATGGATGTTAAATGGTGGATTATTGAGCAAGATCAATGTGAAGGTTCAGCGTTAGAAAGTGTTAAACAAAGCTTAAGCTATTATTTACAGCATGCATAA
- a CDS encoding AraC family transcriptional regulator, with the protein MTYEQCVLNTIDYIEDHLHDSITLEQLAEVACFSPFHYHRVFQTLVGESVMEYVRKRKLTAAAQRLFYTNDKVIDIAFDLGFQYTESFNRSFKKVYGLSPKEYRSANMLCGPLRGKAYLQKPVTGGNKVKPMLITKDAFHIIGYELRTKNVDGQNNKDIPAFWTHYLKNQLSTKIPKPLYKNKELGICTDFTPSTGEFTYIIGMEVQEDTAAPEGLTYRSFPKIDYAVFTTPKSSEDDFTFSIQSTWNYVFTEWFPQSGYEHYGSMEFELYDERCFGKTDKQIDLYIPIQKKLSKA; encoded by the coding sequence ATGACGTATGAACAGTGTGTCTTAAACACCATTGATTATATTGAAGATCATTTGCATGACTCAATTACTTTAGAGCAGTTAGCTGAAGTAGCTTGTTTTTCTCCATTTCATTACCACCGAGTCTTTCAAACGCTAGTTGGTGAATCCGTCATGGAATACGTGCGAAAACGAAAATTAACGGCTGCAGCTCAACGATTATTTTACACAAATGATAAAGTAATTGATATTGCATTTGACCTTGGCTTTCAATACACCGAATCATTTAATCGATCTTTTAAAAAGGTATATGGACTATCGCCAAAAGAATATCGCAGTGCCAATATGTTGTGTGGACCCCTGCGTGGAAAAGCCTATCTACAAAAACCAGTAACAGGAGGAAACAAAGTGAAACCTATGTTAATCACAAAAGATGCTTTTCACATTATAGGATATGAATTACGAACAAAAAACGTCGACGGTCAAAACAACAAAGATATTCCTGCGTTTTGGACTCATTATCTTAAAAATCAGCTTAGTACTAAGATACCCAAGCCATTATATAAAAACAAAGAGCTAGGAATCTGCACAGACTTTACCCCTTCTACGGGTGAATTTACCTATATAATTGGAATGGAAGTGCAAGAAGATACTGCAGCACCTGAAGGCTTAACATATCGTAGCTTTCCTAAAATAGACTATGCTGTTTTCACAACGCCTAAGTCCAGTGAAGACGACTTTACGTTCTCCATTCAATCTACGTGGAACTATGTTTTCACAGAGTGGTTTCCACAATCAGGATACGAACATTACGGTTCAATGGAGTTTGAGCTGTATGATGAAAGATGCTTTGGAAAAACAGATAAGCAAATTGATTTGTACATTCCGATTCAAAAGAAGCTTAGTAAAGCGTAA